One stretch of Streptomyces sp. A2-16 DNA includes these proteins:
- a CDS encoding ABC transporter ATP-binding protein, with protein MLIRLLRTYLRPYKKPIAFLVLLQFLQTCATLYLPTLNADIIDNGVVNGDTGYILSFGALMIGISLAQVVCNIGAVFYGARTAAALGRDLRASVFDRVQSFSAREVGQFGAPTLITRTTNDVQQVQMLALMTFTLLVSAPIMCVGGIVLALGLDVPLSAVLVAVVPTLGICVTLIVRRLRPLFRSMQVRLDTVNRVLREQISGNRVIRAFVRDEYEEERFRKANTDLTDISLKTGNLLALMFPVVMTTVNLSSIAVVWFGAHRIDSGGMQIGDLTAFLAYLMQIVMSVMMATFMFMMVPRAEVCAERIQEVLDTSSSVVPPVAPVTELRRHGHLEIRGGGFRYPGAEEPVLKAIDLVARPGEVTAVIGSTGSGKSTLLGLVPRLFDATDGEVLVDGTEVSTIDPKLLAKTVGLVPQKPYLFAGTVATNLRYGNPDATDEELWHALEVAQAKDFVERLENGLDSPVAQGGTNVSGGQRQRLAIARTLVQRPEIYLFDDSFSALDYATDAALRAALAEETSEATVVIVAQRVATIRDADRIVVLDEGRVVGTGTHRELMADNETYREIVLSQLTEAEAA; from the coding sequence GTGCTCATACGACTTCTGCGGACCTACCTCAGGCCCTACAAGAAACCCATCGCCTTCCTGGTGCTGCTGCAGTTCCTCCAGACCTGCGCCACCCTCTACCTGCCCACGCTCAACGCGGACATCATCGACAACGGTGTCGTGAACGGCGACACCGGCTACATCCTGAGCTTCGGCGCTCTGATGATCGGCATCTCGCTGGCGCAGGTGGTGTGCAACATCGGGGCCGTGTTCTACGGCGCCAGGACCGCCGCCGCGCTCGGCCGGGACCTGCGGGCGTCGGTCTTCGACCGGGTGCAGTCGTTCTCGGCACGCGAGGTGGGCCAGTTCGGCGCGCCCACGCTGATCACCCGCACGACCAATGACGTGCAGCAGGTCCAGATGCTGGCCCTGATGACGTTCACCCTGCTGGTGTCGGCGCCCATCATGTGTGTCGGCGGCATCGTGCTGGCGCTCGGCCTGGACGTGCCGCTGTCCGCGGTGCTGGTGGCCGTGGTGCCGACGCTGGGCATCTGTGTGACGTTGATCGTACGGCGGCTGCGGCCGCTGTTCCGGTCCATGCAGGTGCGTCTGGACACCGTGAACCGGGTGCTGCGCGAGCAGATCAGCGGCAACCGGGTCATCCGGGCGTTCGTGCGCGACGAGTACGAGGAGGAGCGCTTCCGGAAGGCGAACACCGACCTCACGGACATCTCCCTCAAGACCGGCAACCTGCTCGCGCTGATGTTCCCCGTGGTCATGACGACGGTGAACCTGTCGTCGATCGCCGTGGTGTGGTTCGGCGCCCACCGGATCGACAGCGGCGGGATGCAGATCGGTGATCTGACCGCGTTCCTCGCCTATCTGATGCAGATCGTCATGTCCGTGATGATGGCCACCTTCATGTTCATGATGGTGCCGCGCGCGGAGGTGTGCGCCGAGCGCATCCAGGAGGTGCTGGACACCTCGTCGAGCGTGGTCCCGCCGGTGGCGCCCGTCACCGAGCTGCGGCGGCACGGACATCTGGAGATCCGGGGCGGGGGCTTCCGCTACCCCGGTGCCGAGGAGCCCGTGCTCAAGGCGATCGACCTGGTGGCCCGGCCCGGCGAGGTGACGGCCGTGATCGGCTCGACCGGCAGCGGCAAGTCCACGCTGCTCGGGCTCGTCCCCCGGCTGTTCGACGCGACCGACGGCGAGGTGCTCGTCGACGGGACCGAGGTGTCGACCATCGATCCGAAGCTGCTCGCGAAGACCGTCGGGCTCGTCCCGCAGAAGCCGTACCTCTTCGCGGGCACGGTCGCCACCAACCTCCGCTACGGCAATCCGGACGCCACGGACGAGGAGCTGTGGCACGCGCTGGAGGTGGCGCAGGCCAAGGACTTCGTCGAACGGTTGGAGAACGGGCTCGACTCCCCCGTCGCCCAGGGCGGCACCAACGTCTCCGGCGGGCAGCGCCAGCGTCTCGCCATCGCGCGCACGCTGGTGCAGCGGCCGGAGATCTACCTCTTCGACGACTCCTTCTCCGCCCTCGACTACGCGACCGACGCGGCCCTGCGCGCGGCGCTCGCCGAGGAGACCTCGGAGGCGACCGTCGTGATCGTCGCCCAGCGGGTGGCCACCATCCGGGACGCCGACCGGATCGTCGTCCTCGACGAGGGGCGGGTCGTCGGCACCGGCACCCACCGCGAGCTGATGGCGGACAACGAGACCTACCGGGAGATCGTGCTCTCCCAGCTCACGGAAGCGGAGGCTGCCTGA
- a CDS encoding IclR family transcriptional regulator translates to MAQKPGGESNSHVGRVFGLMDLLGAETSPLTLSELARRADLPISTAHRLLGELVAWGGVERTESGTYRLGEKIWRLGVSSAWERELRRTALPFANELAARTGAAVALSTMIGDRLVCIDTVRGKLDSIRLTHAGDELPLFATSAGKLLMSTVDKTALSEALRTRLERHTPYTQVLPRLVVAQVEAARQAGYAIARAESSPGQSSLSVPVATGIDRTPMALTALVPASDANLPRLIPPLREYAQLISREIANPD, encoded by the coding sequence ATGGCGCAGAAGCCCGGCGGCGAGTCCAACAGCCACGTCGGGCGCGTGTTCGGCCTGATGGATCTCCTCGGCGCGGAAACCTCGCCGCTCACGCTCAGCGAGCTGGCGCGCCGCGCGGACCTGCCGATTTCGACGGCGCATCGGCTGCTGGGCGAGCTCGTCGCGTGGGGCGGCGTGGAGCGCACCGAGTCGGGGACGTACCGGCTGGGAGAGAAGATCTGGCGCCTCGGCGTGTCCTCGGCCTGGGAGCGCGAGCTGCGCAGGACCGCCCTCCCGTTCGCCAATGAACTCGCCGCGCGCACCGGGGCGGCCGTCGCGCTGAGCACGATGATCGGCGACCGGCTCGTGTGCATCGACACCGTGCGCGGCAAGCTCGACAGCATCCGCCTGACGCACGCGGGCGACGAACTCCCGCTGTTCGCGACCAGCGCGGGCAAGCTGTTGATGTCGACGGTGGACAAGACCGCGCTCTCCGAAGCGCTCCGTACGCGCCTGGAGAGGCACACGCCGTACACGCAGGTCCTGCCCCGCCTCGTCGTGGCGCAAGTCGAAGCTGCCCGACAGGCCGGGTACGCCATCGCCCGCGCGGAGAGCTCCCCCGGGCAGTCCTCGCTGTCCGTGCCCGTGGCGACCGGGATCGACCGCACTCCGATGGCACTGACGGCGCTGGTCCCCGCGTCCGACGCGAACCTTCCGCGGCTGATCCCCCCGCTGCGGGAGTACGCCCAGCTGATCTCCCGGGAGATCGCGAACCCGGACTGA
- a CDS encoding YtxH domain-containing protein, protein MRYKLTFVVGLTLGYVLGTRAGRERYEQLKKSARQVAQNPAVRNTAETAAQQGRQFAGKAYHAVSDKVGDRVPESVTQRVRSLRDRNTNGTAQDDWGTSNT, encoded by the coding sequence ATGCGCTACAAGCTCACGTTCGTGGTCGGACTGACTCTGGGTTACGTGCTGGGCACCCGTGCCGGGCGCGAGCGCTACGAACAGTTGAAGAAATCCGCCCGTCAGGTCGCCCAGAACCCCGCAGTCCGCAACACCGCGGAGACCGCCGCCCAGCAGGGCCGCCAGTTCGCCGGCAAGGCGTACCACGCGGTCAGCGACAAGGTGGGCGACCGGGTGCCGGAGTCCGTCACCCAGCGGGTGCGCTCGCTGCGGGACCGCAACACCAACGGCACCGCGCAGGACGACTGGGGCACGAGCAACACCTGA
- a CDS encoding RNA polymerase sigma factor, whose protein sequence is MPESSERGRSVPSGSQTPAIPLNEYGTDSGEAADSAPEVPLPHPLAAIILEVAPVQTQTLTQTENSTDDTTEQDAETDVLVAVPPQSRVVHHPEAEPDAPPAEALEHVETEPVEPPEPPRGRVDTGGPSSDLFRQYLREIGRIPLLTAAEEVELARRVEAGLFAEEKLLNTPDLDSQLALDLDRLVVLGRMAKRRLIEANLRLVVSVAKRYVGRGLTMLDLVQEGNLGLIRAVEKFDYARGYKFSTYATWWIRQAMSRALADQARTIRVPVHVVELINRVVRVQRRMLQERGYEPTPEEVASHLDLAPERVSEVLRLAQEPVSLHAPVGEEDDVALGDLIEDGDAASPVESAAFLLLREHLEAVLSTLGERERKVVQLRYGLADGRPRTLEEIGRIFGVTRERIRQIESKTLNKLRDHAFADQLRGYLD, encoded by the coding sequence GTGCCTGAGTCCTCGGAGCGCGGCCGATCCGTCCCCAGCGGGTCCCAGACCCCCGCGATTCCGCTCAACGAGTACGGGACGGACAGCGGCGAGGCCGCCGACTCCGCCCCCGAAGTACCGCTGCCGCACCCCCTGGCAGCGATCATCCTGGAGGTCGCCCCCGTGCAGACCCAGACCCTCACACAGACCGAGAACAGTACCGACGACACGACAGAGCAGGACGCCGAGACCGACGTTCTCGTCGCGGTGCCCCCGCAGAGCCGTGTCGTGCACCACCCCGAGGCGGAGCCGGACGCGCCGCCCGCGGAAGCCCTCGAGCACGTGGAGACGGAGCCGGTCGAACCGCCCGAGCCGCCCCGCGGCCGCGTCGACACCGGCGGCCCGTCCTCGGACCTGTTCCGCCAGTACCTGCGGGAGATCGGCCGGATCCCGCTGCTCACCGCGGCCGAGGAGGTCGAACTCGCCCGCCGGGTCGAGGCCGGGCTGTTCGCCGAGGAGAAGCTGCTCAACACCCCCGACCTCGACAGCCAGTTGGCACTCGACCTGGACCGCCTGGTGGTGCTGGGCCGGATGGCCAAGCGCCGTCTCATCGAGGCGAACCTGCGGCTCGTGGTGTCCGTCGCCAAACGGTACGTCGGCCGCGGCCTGACCATGCTCGACCTGGTGCAGGAAGGCAACCTGGGCCTGATCCGGGCGGTCGAGAAGTTCGACTACGCCCGCGGCTACAAGTTCTCCACCTACGCCACCTGGTGGATCCGCCAGGCCATGTCCCGGGCCCTCGCCGACCAGGCCCGGACGATCCGGGTCCCGGTCCACGTCGTCGAGTTGATCAACCGTGTCGTGCGCGTCCAGCGCCGCATGCTCCAGGAACGCGGCTACGAACCCACCCCGGAAGAGGTCGCCTCCCACCTCGACCTCGCCCCGGAACGCGTCAGCGAGGTGCTGCGCCTGGCCCAGGAGCCGGTGTCCCTGCACGCCCCGGTGGGCGAGGAGGACGACGTCGCGCTCGGTGACCTCATCGAGGACGGCGACGCGGCGTCTCCTGTGGAGTCGGCGGCGTTCCTGCTGCTCAGGGAGCACCTGGAGGCGGTGCTGTCGACGCTGGGCGAGCGCGAGCGCAAGGTCGTACAGCTGCGGTACGGGCTCGCAGACGGCCGGCCTCGCACGCTGGAGGAGATCGGGCGGATCTTCGGCGTGACACGCGAGCGGATACGCCAGATCGAGTCGAAGACCCTCAACAAGCTGCGGGACCACGCCTTCGCGGATCAGCTGCGGGGATATCTGGACTGA
- a CDS encoding ABC transporter ATP-binding protein, with protein MAGPMGRMMAGGGPETRSIDFKVSGRRLLAQFKPERFTLYAMLACVVVSVGLNVVGPKILGEATDLVFAGIIGRQMPAGASKEEVLAQMRARGEGQVADMLRSTDFTPGEGIDFTAVGHVLLFAVGVFLIAGLLMAVATRLVNRTVNRTMFRMREDVQTKLSRLPLSYFDKRQRGEVLSRATNDIDNIGQTLQQSMGQLINSLLTIIGVLAMMFWVSWLLALVALVTVPLSFVVATRVGKRSQPHFVQQWRTTGKLNAHIEEMYTGHNLVKVFGRQDESAAQFAEQNEALYEAGFKAQFNSGVMQPLMMFVSNINYVLVAVVGGLRVASGSLSIGDVQAFIQYSRQFSMPLTQVASMANLVQSGVASAERIFELLDAEEQEADPQVPEKPEELRGRVALEHVSFRYDPEKPLIEDLSLKVEPGHTVAIVGPTGAGKTTLVNLLMRFYDVSGGRITLDGVDIARMSRDELRAGIGMVLQDTWLFGGTIAENIAYGASREVTRGEIEEAARAAHADRFVRTLPEGYDTVIDDEGSGVSAGEKQLITIARAFLSDPVILVLDEATSSVDTRTEVLIQKAMAKLAHGRTSFVIAHRLSTIRDADTILVMENGSIVEQGTHTDLLEAGGAYARLYKAQFAQAVAEVD; from the coding sequence ATGGCCGGGCCCATGGGGCGCATGATGGCAGGCGGCGGTCCCGAGACCCGCTCGATCGACTTCAAGGTGTCCGGAAGGCGGCTGCTCGCCCAGTTCAAGCCGGAACGCTTCACCCTCTACGCGATGCTGGCCTGCGTGGTCGTCAGCGTCGGCCTGAACGTGGTCGGGCCGAAGATCCTCGGCGAGGCCACCGACCTGGTCTTCGCGGGCATCATCGGACGGCAGATGCCCGCCGGGGCGAGCAAGGAGGAGGTGCTCGCCCAGATGCGGGCCCGCGGCGAGGGTCAGGTCGCCGACATGCTCCGCAGCACCGACTTCACCCCCGGCGAGGGCATCGACTTCACCGCCGTGGGACATGTCCTGCTGTTCGCGGTCGGGGTGTTCCTGATCGCCGGGCTGCTGATGGCGGTGGCGACGCGGCTGGTCAACCGGACCGTCAACCGCACGATGTTCCGGATGCGCGAGGACGTGCAGACGAAGCTGTCGCGGCTGCCGTTGTCGTACTTCGACAAGCGCCAGCGCGGCGAGGTCCTGTCCCGGGCGACGAACGACATCGACAACATCGGGCAGACCCTCCAGCAGTCGATGGGCCAGCTCATCAACTCCCTGCTCACCATCATCGGGGTGCTCGCGATGATGTTCTGGGTGTCCTGGCTGCTGGCGCTGGTCGCGCTGGTCACGGTGCCGCTGTCGTTCGTCGTCGCCACGCGCGTGGGCAAGCGCTCGCAGCCGCACTTCGTGCAGCAGTGGCGCACCACGGGCAAGCTCAACGCCCACATCGAGGAGATGTACACAGGGCACAACCTGGTGAAGGTGTTCGGGCGTCAGGACGAGTCGGCCGCGCAGTTCGCCGAGCAGAACGAGGCGCTGTACGAGGCCGGGTTCAAGGCGCAGTTCAACAGCGGGGTCATGCAGCCGCTGATGATGTTCGTCTCGAACATCAACTACGTGCTGGTGGCGGTCGTCGGCGGGCTGCGGGTCGCGTCGGGTTCGCTGTCCATCGGGGACGTGCAGGCCTTCATCCAGTACTCGCGCCAGTTCTCGATGCCGCTCACGCAGGTCGCGTCCATGGCGAACCTCGTGCAGTCGGGTGTCGCCTCGGCCGAGCGGATCTTCGAACTCCTGGACGCGGAGGAGCAGGAGGCGGATCCCCAGGTCCCCGAGAAGCCGGAGGAGCTGCGCGGACGGGTCGCCCTGGAGCACGTGTCCTTCCGCTACGACCCCGAGAAGCCGCTCATCGAGGACCTCTCGCTGAAGGTCGAACCCGGGCACACGGTCGCGATCGTCGGCCCGACCGGTGCCGGCAAGACGACCCTGGTCAACCTGCTGATGCGGTTCTACGACGTCTCGGGCGGGCGGATCACCCTCGACGGCGTGGACATCGCGAGGATGTCCCGGGACGAACTGCGCGCCGGGATCGGCATGGTCCTGCAGGACACCTGGCTGTTCGGCGGCACCATCGCGGAGAACATCGCGTACGGCGCCTCGCGCGAGGTCACCCGGGGCGAGATCGAGGAGGCGGCGCGGGCGGCCCACGCGGACCGGTTCGTGCGGACCCTGCCCGAGGGCTACGACACCGTCATCGACGACGAGGGCAGCGGGGTGAGCGCGGGCGAGAAGCAGCTCATCACGATCGCCCGGGCGTTCCTGTCGGACCCGGTGATCCTGGTCCTGGACGAGGCGACGAGTTCGGTCGACACCCGTACCGAGGTACTGATCCAGAAGGCGATGGCCAAACTGGCGCACGGGCGCACGTCGTTCGTGATCGCGCACCGCCTGTCGACCATCCGGGACGCGGACACCATCCTCGTGATGGAGAACGGCTCGATCGTCGAACAGGGCACGCACACGGACCTGCTGGAGGCCGGCGGGGCGTACGCGCGCCTGTACAAGGCACAGTTCGCGCAGGCGGTGGCGGAGGTCGACTAG
- a CDS encoding flavin reductase family protein has product MTTQATAPVGAAEQKELRRAFSLFPSGVAAVAALVDGSPVGLAVSSFTTVSLDPPLVSVAFGNQSRTWARLREVRQLGISVLADQHADYARVLAGPGDRFAGADWTATPEGAVHIGGSALMLSCSIAELTTIGDHEVAFLLVEDVRAQSAVEPVLFHRSRFRRVTDSM; this is encoded by the coding sequence ATGACGACTCAGGCAACAGCACCAGTCGGGGCAGCCGAACAAAAAGAACTCCGCCGCGCGTTCTCGCTGTTCCCCTCCGGGGTCGCCGCGGTCGCCGCGCTCGTCGACGGGTCTCCGGTCGGTCTGGCCGTGAGCTCGTTCACGACTGTCTCCCTGGACCCGCCACTGGTGAGCGTCGCGTTCGGGAACCAGTCGCGGACCTGGGCGCGGCTGCGTGAAGTGAGGCAACTCGGCATCAGCGTCCTGGCGGACCAGCACGCGGACTACGCGCGCGTGCTGGCCGGACCCGGCGACCGGTTCGCCGGCGCCGACTGGACCGCCACACCCGAGGGCGCGGTGCACATCGGAGGCAGCGCACTGATGCTGAGCTGCTCGATCGCCGAACTCACCACGATCGGGGACCACGAGGTCGCATTCCTCCTCGTGGAGGACGTGCGTGCGCAGTCGGCCGTCGAACCGGTGCTGTTCCACCGCAGCAGGTTCCGCCGCGTGACCGACAGCATGTAG
- a CDS encoding LLM class flavin-dependent oxidoreductase, with protein sequence MSLELGIFDSFDLAHGSVGELLDDRFRFAQEVERLGFGHYHVTEHHGTPLSVVPSPNLFVAALSRITSTLRIGTLVNVLPAYEPFRLAEEIAALDQLSHGRLDFGVGPGVSSAELGILGVQGDQARAIYEETLTAVTTALRTGRMKHRGTLLRDYDAALSVLPVQSPYPQLWYASGSAATAEWAASNGINFVTRWENGRVAEVGNTFWTTWEKHRADEDRLNPIAGRPRLGISSPVVVAGSRAEAEDVFHRASALLEQRILHLWHENDDHRLDGVFSAEKVLAKGNAFVGTADSVRDEIVAQIEASGINYLELSIIFGDIGLAEATSTARAVADHVAPAAREAAERTLRLRGVPAA encoded by the coding sequence ATGTCTCTGGAACTAGGCATCTTCGACTCGTTCGATCTCGCCCACGGCAGTGTCGGGGAACTGCTCGACGACCGGTTCCGCTTCGCGCAGGAGGTCGAACGGCTGGGGTTCGGGCACTATCACGTGACCGAACACCACGGCACGCCGCTCTCGGTCGTCCCGTCGCCGAACCTCTTCGTCGCGGCCCTGAGCCGGATCACCAGCACGCTGCGCATCGGCACCCTGGTGAACGTCCTGCCCGCCTACGAGCCGTTCCGCCTGGCCGAGGAGATCGCCGCGCTGGACCAACTCTCGCACGGCAGGCTCGACTTCGGCGTCGGCCCCGGTGTCAGCTCAGCGGAACTCGGGATCCTGGGCGTCCAGGGCGATCAGGCCCGTGCGATCTACGAGGAGACGCTCACGGCGGTGACGACGGCGCTGCGCACCGGCCGGATGAAGCATCGGGGAACCCTGCTGCGCGATTACGACGCGGCGCTGTCCGTGCTCCCGGTCCAGAGCCCGTACCCGCAACTGTGGTACGCCTCCGGCAGCGCGGCCACCGCGGAGTGGGCGGCATCCAACGGCATCAACTTCGTCACGCGCTGGGAGAACGGCCGGGTCGCCGAGGTGGGCAACACCTTCTGGACGACCTGGGAGAAGCACCGCGCCGACGAGGACCGGCTCAATCCCATCGCCGGCCGGCCGCGTCTCGGCATCTCCAGCCCCGTCGTGGTCGCGGGCAGCCGGGCCGAGGCGGAGGACGTCTTCCACCGCGCGAGTGCCCTGCTCGAGCAGCGCATCCTGCACCTGTGGCACGAGAACGACGACCACCGGCTGGACGGTGTCTTCTCCGCTGAGAAGGTCCTGGCCAAGGGCAACGCGTTCGTCGGCACCGCGGACTCCGTGCGCGACGAGATCGTGGCGCAGATCGAGGCGTCCGGTATCAACTACCTCGAACTGTCGATCATCTTCGGCGACATCGGGCTGGCCGAAGCCACCTCCACCGCCAGGGCCGTCGCGGATCATGTCGCCCCGGCAGCCCGCGAGGCCGCGGAGAGGACGCTGCGCCTGCGCGGAGTCCCGGCCGCATGA
- a CDS encoding FGGY family carbohydrate kinase has product MGIVAGLDSSPEFTRIVVCDADTGAVLKQGYAPHPVEGRPSDVDPQAWLLSLGEAAGGGLLEGVQAIGVSSQQNAVVPLDAQGNTVRPAMVGGDKRAQVAAADLVDALGGREAWAQAVGCVPQAAQPVTKLRWLNKTEPDAALRTAVLLQAHDWLVWQLLGRPVRRTTDRGGASGTGYWSAATGAYRSDLVELALGHQAMLPEVIGPAEAAGTTPEGLLISAGTGETMAAAFGLGIGLGDAVVSLGASGSVMAVHPEALVDNSGMITSLADATGMHLPVVTTLNAVRTLRGAAEMLGLGDLESLSDLAMKSTPGAHGLVLLPYLEGERTPNLPHTAGTLTGLRRESMKPEHLARAAFEGMLCGLADALDVLRGRGVEVRRVFLLGAAAELSAVQSAAPALFGAQVVVPQPADYAAIGAARQAAWALGASQGTLDPRTPPMWQGPAGQVLEPGDELAVGQAVRQQFVSVREQTYPGAFR; this is encoded by the coding sequence ATGGGGATAGTCGCCGGGTTGGACAGCTCACCCGAATTCACTCGCATCGTCGTCTGCGACGCGGACACGGGTGCCGTGCTCAAACAGGGGTACGCGCCCCATCCGGTCGAGGGCCGGCCGTCCGACGTCGACCCCCAGGCCTGGCTCCTCTCCCTCGGCGAAGCCGCCGGCGGCGGTCTCCTCGAGGGCGTTCAGGCCATCGGTGTGTCCTCGCAGCAGAACGCCGTCGTGCCCCTGGACGCCCAGGGCAACACCGTGCGCCCCGCCATGGTCGGCGGCGACAAGCGCGCGCAGGTCGCCGCGGCCGACCTAGTGGACGCGCTCGGCGGACGCGAGGCGTGGGCCCAGGCGGTGGGGTGTGTGCCGCAGGCCGCGCAGCCCGTCACCAAGCTGCGCTGGCTGAACAAGACCGAACCGGACGCCGCCCTGCGCACCGCCGTCCTCCTGCAGGCCCACGACTGGCTGGTGTGGCAGCTGCTGGGCCGGCCGGTCAGAAGGACCACCGACCGCGGCGGCGCCTCCGGCACCGGCTACTGGTCCGCCGCCACCGGCGCCTACCGCTCCGACCTCGTCGAGCTGGCCCTCGGCCACCAGGCGATGCTCCCCGAGGTGATCGGCCCAGCGGAAGCGGCCGGTACGACCCCGGAGGGGCTCCTGATCTCCGCCGGGACCGGCGAGACCATGGCCGCCGCCTTCGGGCTCGGGATCGGGCTCGGGGACGCCGTCGTCTCGCTGGGCGCGTCCGGGTCCGTGATGGCCGTGCACCCCGAGGCGCTCGTCGACAACAGCGGGATGATCACCTCCCTGGCCGACGCGACCGGCATGCACCTGCCCGTCGTCACCACCCTGAACGCCGTACGGACCCTTCGCGGGGCCGCAGAGATGCTCGGGCTGGGCGACCTGGAGAGCCTGTCCGACCTGGCGATGAAGTCGACGCCGGGCGCCCACGGCCTCGTACTGCTGCCCTATCTGGAAGGTGAGCGGACGCCGAACCTGCCGCACACCGCGGGGACGCTGACCGGGCTCAGGCGGGAGTCGATGAAGCCGGAGCACCTGGCGCGGGCCGCGTTCGAGGGCATGCTGTGCGGGCTCGCCGACGCGCTCGACGTGCTGCGCGGGCGAGGGGTCGAGGTGCGGCGGGTCTTCCTGCTGGGGGCCGCCGCCGAGCTGTCCGCGGTGCAGTCCGCGGCGCCCGCGCTGTTCGGCGCGCAGGTCGTGGTGCCGCAGCCGGCGGACTACGCGGCGATCGGTGCCGCCCGGCAGGCGGCCTGGGCGCTCGGCGCCTCGCAGGGCACGCTCGACCCGCGGACCCCTCCGATGTGGCAGGGGCCGGCCGGGCAGGTCCTGGAGCCGGGCGACGAGCTGGCGGTGGGACAGGCGGTGCGGCAGCAGTTCGTGTCGGTGCGGGAGCAGACGTATCCGGGGGCGTTCCGATAG
- a CDS encoding carboxylesterase family protein — MTKGTTMRVHVESGELEGTVEDGVAAFLGVPYAAGPTGGSRFLPPTLPPRWEGVRPATRFGATAPQPGSLRARMILGRSGPSGPDYLVLNVWTPQPDRRANLPVLVWIHGGGFTNGSGDVPALRGATLAKDTETVVVTVNYRLGPLGFAWHPELTGDHANLGLLDQRAALDWVGRNITAFGGDPSRVTLAGDSAGSMSAAIQSVLPGADTRIAALSLHSGVPRLTEPDPAADVVQRLAAQLDVPVRQLAELDDSTLIAAASAIAPTHRFGPVAAGELADGLPAPSAIPTRLSTTSDEGTFFVLDERSPRRLTSTEAEALAAAMLPGDGHRRYKEAALSLPPARADDPHWALSAAVTSALFEEPADAWAGTAPSRVRRTRYSRPATLWHGWLGATHTLDVPVLFGNHHHPELARLYAGDEGIDDVSLRLRRDFRAFLHGHPPTTERPDEDHSETSQVS; from the coding sequence ATGACGAAAGGCACCACGATGCGTGTGCACGTCGAATCAGGAGAGCTCGAAGGGACCGTCGAGGACGGTGTGGCCGCGTTCCTCGGTGTTCCCTACGCGGCCGGGCCCACGGGCGGGTCGCGGTTCCTCCCGCCCACCCTGCCGCCCAGGTGGGAGGGGGTCAGGCCGGCCACCCGATTCGGTGCGACCGCACCGCAGCCGGGAAGCCTTCGGGCTCGGATGATCCTCGGCCGGTCCGGACCCTCCGGCCCCGACTACCTCGTACTCAACGTGTGGACACCCCAGCCGGACCGGCGCGCGAATCTGCCGGTGCTCGTATGGATTCACGGCGGCGGGTTCACCAACGGATCGGGCGACGTGCCCGCGTTGCGTGGAGCGACGCTTGCCAAGGACACCGAAACCGTCGTCGTCACGGTCAACTACCGGCTCGGCCCGCTCGGCTTCGCCTGGCACCCCGAACTGACCGGCGACCACGCCAACCTGGGCCTGCTCGACCAGAGGGCCGCGCTCGACTGGGTCGGCCGCAACATCACCGCGTTCGGCGGCGATCCCAGCCGTGTCACCCTGGCCGGGGATTCGGCAGGCTCGATGAGCGCGGCCATACAGTCCGTACTGCCCGGCGCCGACACACGGATCGCCGCACTGTCCCTGCACAGCGGAGTCCCCCGCCTCACCGAACCGGACCCCGCGGCCGACGTCGTACAGCGCCTGGCCGCACAACTCGACGTACCCGTTCGACAGCTGGCAGAGCTCGACGACAGTACTCTGATCGCCGCCGCGTCCGCGATCGCCCCGACCCACCGCTTCGGCCCTGTCGCCGCGGGCGAACTCGCAGACGGCCTCCCCGCGCCCTCCGCGATCCCGACCAGGCTCAGCACCACGTCCGACGAGGGCACGTTCTTCGTGCTCGACGAACGCTCCCCGCGCCGGCTGACGTCGACCGAGGCCGAAGCCCTCGCCGCCGCGATGCTGCCCGGCGACGGCCATCGCCGCTACAAGGAAGCAGCCCTGTCACTCCCGCCGGCCAGAGCGGACGACCCGCATTGGGCGCTGTCCGCCGCCGTGACCAGCGCCCTTTTCGAAGAACCCGCCGACGCCTGGGCCGGCACCGCACCGAGCCGCGTCCGGCGCACCCGCTACAGCCGCCCCGCGACCCTGTGGCACGGCTGGCTCGGCGCCACCCACACTCTCGACGTGCCCGTACTGTTCGGCAACCACCACCACCCCGAACTCGCCCGCCTCTACGCAGGCGACGAAGGAATCGACGACGTCTCCCTCCGTCTACGACGCGACTTCCGAGCCTTCCTCCACGGTCACCCGCCGACGACAGAACGACCAGACGAGGACCACAGCGAAACCAGTCAAGTCAGCTGA